From Chitinophagales bacterium, the proteins below share one genomic window:
- a CDS encoding ABC transporter ATP-binding protein/permease, which translates to MNARKLIADFFSRNKALVLVTFVASIGNSLLNVLLPLSIGKFYELAFHESSAKGKLFDTLHLSVNTMSGFFLFFLVLIILKSVITYGEKYFTGLVGERFSRNLRELLFRTQLSHSMPVHELKPAGKYLLRYSGDLSFIQRFISKGIIQFSGDLVFLTAAFTVLLLINTTLTAVVIAGLAAAAGIIVLLNKSVRKATISRRNQRSALLGFVTTRLQAFYTLKSFNREVPETTQFNRQSRKMYELGINYYRVYALVQAILPALFFGTMALVLYFVAVERETNPAAFHHGDVLNYILLLLYIQSSIRRMLGVNVVWQLGQVSMLKLLRIINQPVERRDDPATMVPAKGKIVFEDVSFQYEHAQQPAVEHLTCCFEPGTITWLQGRQGSGKSTVLKLIQGIYTPGSGKIFLDDQPFASLAPNAVRKNVAIISDEAPLIGNTVFKAISYNTADEKREKTAQLLERLGFHVGGSSNQSLDYRLSDYAKNLSNGQRKLLMFARAFLTRKKVLLIDEVFDDLDPDARAKVLAELQRLASKRTIIIAGSRLPETLKAGQIINLNELHHKIQRSYHDIN; encoded by the coding sequence ATGAATGCACGCAAGCTTATTGCTGATTTTTTTTCCCGGAACAAAGCACTGGTGCTCGTAACCTTCGTGGCCAGTATCGGTAACAGCCTGCTTAATGTTTTACTTCCGCTGAGCATCGGTAAATTTTATGAACTCGCCTTTCATGAAAGTTCTGCAAAAGGAAAGCTCTTTGATACACTCCATCTGTCGGTTAACACGATGTCAGGATTCTTCCTCTTTTTCCTGGTACTGATCATATTGAAATCTGTAATTACTTATGGCGAAAAATATTTTACCGGTTTAGTGGGAGAACGCTTTTCGCGTAACCTGCGCGAATTACTTTTCCGTACCCAGTTGTCGCATTCAATGCCGGTGCATGAACTGAAACCGGCAGGAAAATACCTGCTACGCTATAGCGGCGACTTATCATTCATTCAGCGCTTCATCAGCAAAGGCATTATCCAGTTTTCAGGCGATCTTGTTTTCCTCACCGCCGCTTTCACGGTATTGCTGCTCATCAACACAACATTAACTGCCGTCGTGATTGCCGGATTAGCCGCGGCTGCCGGTATCATAGTATTGCTCAACAAATCTGTACGCAAAGCCACCATCAGCAGAAGAAATCAACGGTCTGCACTCCTGGGTTTTGTCACCACACGGCTGCAGGCATTCTATACCTTAAAAAGTTTTAACCGCGAAGTGCCTGAGACAACACAGTTTAACCGTCAGTCGCGCAAAATGTATGAGCTGGGAATAAACTACTACCGCGTTTATGCTTTGGTGCAGGCCATCCTGCCGGCGCTTTTTTTCGGCACAATGGCGCTGGTACTTTACTTTGTTGCGGTGGAACGCGAAACGAACCCTGCCGCATTCCATCATGGTGATGTCCTGAACTACATACTGCTGCTGTTGTATATTCAGTCCTCTATCCGGCGGATGCTCGGTGTAAATGTGGTCTGGCAGCTCGGCCAGGTTTCCATGCTGAAATTACTCCGCATCATCAACCAGCCTGTTGAACGCAGGGATGATCCTGCAACGATGGTTCCTGCAAAAGGAAAAATAGTATTTGAAGATGTTTCCTTTCAATACGAACATGCTCAACAGCCCGCTGTGGAACACCTCACCTGCTGTTTCGAACCCGGCACTATTACCTGGCTGCAAGGCAGGCAAGGCAGTGGAAAAAGCACTGTGCTGAAACTCATCCAGGGCATCTATACGCCGGGCAGCGGAAAGATTTTTCTGGATGATCAGCCTTTCGCATCGCTGGCACCGAATGCCGTGCGTAAAAATGTAGCAATCATTTCCGATGAAGCTCCGCTTATCGGCAATACGGTATTCAAAGCGATATCATACAACACTGCGGATGAGAAACGGGAAAAAACAGCGCAGTTGCTGGAAAGGCTTGGCTTCCATGTTGGCGGCAGCAGTAATCAGTCACTCGATTACCGCCTCAGCGACTATGCGAAAAACCTCTCCAACGGGCAACGTAAGTTGCTGATGTTTGCCCGCGCATTCCTTACCAGGAAAAAAGTCCTGCTCATTGACGAAGTCTTTGATGACCTTGATCCTGATGCCAGGGCAAAGGTGCTGGCCGAATTGCAGCGCCTGGCATCAAAGCGCACCATCATCATTGCCGGCAGCCGGCTACCTGAAACGCTGAAAGCCGGTCAAATAATTAACCTGAATGAACTTCATCATAAAATTCAGCGCTCCTACCATGACATCAATTAG
- a CDS encoding SBBP repeat-containing protein, translated as MPTKIKFAACLFYLLVLQQAVSAQPSAEWVFHYNGEGDYTDRFTCMASDAAGNIYAGGSSVNIGTDRDFLVQKSDADGNIIWRTMTGAAGNGPDEVTAIWVDGSQNVYVTGFGKSQDAGNDFLTIKYDPNGVLTWSAVYNYDVANAYDQPNSIALDQEGNVIVTGQSDSDPGPLTKDDYLTIKYSSTGSQVWIQRYNGLGDGTDRAVKVVTDNNNNIYVTGRSYNGSFDDYVTIKYNAAGTQQWLKYGDRNFTDRATAMAIDANANIYVTGWSSNGSNDDFYTIKYNSSGATQWSKVVDGVDQDRALAIAVDGSGNVYVSGSSDGDNGPFVNLNYRTVKYNANGVLQWNVVYDGTAGNDDIPSAIAVAGNEVFVTGTSDINATPAISNDLVTIKYASGGTVQWTKSYAGTGGFDDVSYALLANAGGNTFVAGYEEDNQQQRNALLIKYDNSGTQLFSSNFNGTGDNSDNIRDLKTDVSGNLYLAGYAVQRGQNRDFFILKLTATGDTAWTRYINGSSPDSEDEGQSITIDGTDHLIAAGFTKNSGSSGDFTAVKLDAAGDSTWLRYFDSPTHENDKAYDMQRDATGNIYITGRTDSDAGLNSNDDATTIKYDTDGNLLWSQSYNGTGNGPDRGSFVRVAASGNIYVGGRTFNGSNLDMLFIKYSSDGNQQWIKSIDGGFGNDEIRAMAIDNNENIYVTGSSAGATDSADLITMKYSPSGDQLWLNRYNGNGNGGDFGEGLAVDPAGNVLVTGYTDADNTAAVNLDILTIKYDGSGTELWNKTANGSVNLDAIADAIITDEFGNAYVAGHGNNGSATDLNFDIITIRYNDDGTEAWQTSYNGVSDTLDEPNTMLLSGNDLFIAGSSWQNGQQRDMIVIKYASVTGIRSIAQNEAVNVFPNPFTDVLHIQSPGLSNAELIFQLFDVTGRLICTTAVKGNDSVLLPGKLAPGCYTYAILNNRLTIQAGKLIH; from the coding sequence ATGCCAACTAAAATAAAATTTGCCGCTTGCCTGTTTTATCTTCTCGTCCTGCAACAGGCAGTTTCAGCACAGCCTTCCGCTGAGTGGGTTTTTCATTATAATGGAGAAGGAGATTACACCGACCGTTTTACCTGTATGGCTTCCGACGCTGCGGGTAATATTTATGCAGGAGGGTCCTCCGTGAATATCGGAACCGATCGTGATTTTCTGGTACAGAAATCAGATGCTGACGGCAATATAATATGGAGAACAATGACAGGCGCCGCAGGCAACGGACCGGATGAGGTAACTGCCATCTGGGTAGATGGATCACAAAACGTTTATGTGACCGGCTTTGGCAAAAGCCAGGATGCAGGTAATGATTTTCTCACAATTAAATATGACCCTAATGGCGTGCTTACCTGGTCTGCTGTTTACAACTACGATGTCGCGAATGCTTATGATCAGCCAAACTCCATTGCCCTCGATCAGGAGGGAAATGTGATTGTTACAGGCCAGAGCGACAGCGACCCGGGCCCGCTTACCAAAGATGATTATCTCACAATTAAGTATTCATCCACCGGCAGCCAGGTATGGATACAACGATACAATGGTTTGGGTGATGGCACCGACAGGGCCGTGAAGGTGGTAACTGATAATAACAACAATATTTATGTGACCGGACGAAGCTACAATGGCTCCTTTGACGATTATGTAACCATTAAGTATAATGCGGCGGGAACACAGCAATGGCTGAAATACGGCGACCGCAATTTCACCGACCGCGCCACGGCAATGGCTATCGATGCCAATGCGAATATCTATGTGACCGGCTGGAGCAGCAATGGATCCAATGATGATTTTTATACCATTAAATATAATAGTTCAGGCGCCACGCAGTGGTCAAAAGTGGTGGATGGCGTTGACCAGGATCGTGCACTCGCCATCGCCGTGGATGGCAGCGGTAATGTGTACGTTTCGGGCAGCAGTGATGGTGATAACGGCCCTTTTGTAAATCTTAATTACAGAACTGTTAAGTACAACGCCAATGGTGTGCTGCAGTGGAATGTGGTATATGACGGAACTGCCGGAAATGACGACATACCATCCGCAATAGCCGTTGCAGGCAATGAAGTTTTCGTTACCGGCACCTCAGACATTAATGCCACACCGGCGATTTCGAATGATTTGGTGACTATAAAATACGCCTCCGGCGGCACTGTGCAATGGACAAAATCTTATGCAGGCACTGGCGGATTTGATGATGTGAGTTATGCGCTGCTTGCTAATGCCGGCGGAAATACCTTTGTGGCCGGTTATGAAGAAGATAATCAGCAGCAACGGAATGCACTCCTCATCAAATACGATAATAGTGGCACGCAGCTTTTCAGCAGCAACTTCAACGGTACCGGCGACAACAGCGATAACATCCGTGACCTGAAAACGGACGTATCCGGAAATCTATACCTCGCCGGTTATGCAGTGCAACGCGGGCAAAACCGTGATTTCTTTATTCTTAAGCTGACTGCCACCGGCGATACTGCCTGGACCCGTTATATCAACGGATCATCGCCGGACAGCGAAGATGAAGGGCAATCAATTACCATAGATGGTACAGACCATCTGATCGCCGCCGGCTTCACAAAAAACAGTGGCAGCTCCGGTGATTTTACCGCAGTGAAACTGGATGCGGCAGGCGATTCAACATGGCTCCGTTATTTTGATTCACCCACTCATGAAAATGATAAGGCATACGACATGCAGCGTGATGCAACCGGCAATATCTATATCACCGGCCGCACCGACAGCGACGCAGGACTGAATTCCAATGACGATGCAACAACCATAAAATATGACACTGACGGAAACCTGCTTTGGAGCCAGTCATATAATGGCACAGGTAACGGCCCTGACCGCGGAAGCTTTGTGAGGGTGGCCGCATCCGGAAACATTTACGTCGGCGGCCGAACGTTCAATGGCAGCAACCTCGATATGCTCTTCATCAAATACAGCAGTGATGGTAACCAGCAATGGATAAAAAGCATTGACGGCGGCTTTGGCAATGATGAGATAAGAGCGATGGCGATCGATAACAATGAAAACATTTATGTAACCGGCAGCAGTGCCGGCGCAACCGACTCCGCTGATTTGATTACCATGAAATACTCGCCTTCCGGCGATCAGTTGTGGCTGAATCGTTACAACGGCAACGGCAACGGAGGCGACTTTGGCGAAGGCCTTGCAGTTGATCCCGCAGGCAATGTGCTTGTTACCGGTTATACTGACGCAGATAATACGGCTGCTGTTAACCTTGATATCTTAACCATAAAATACGACGGCAGCGGAACTGAACTTTGGAATAAAACAGCAAACGGCAGCGTTAACCTCGATGCGATCGCTGATGCCATCATCACAGATGAATTCGGAAATGCCTATGTAGCAGGTCACGGGAATAATGGCTCTGCCACCGATCTGAACTTTGATATCATCACCATCCGGTACAATGACGATGGAACAGAAGCCTGGCAAACTTCATACAACGGTGTATCCGACACACTCGATGAACCAAATACCATGTTGCTTTCCGGTAATGATCTGTTTATCGCCGGCAGCAGCTGGCAAAACGGTCAGCAACGTGATATGATAGTGATCAAATACGCATCCGTAACGGGCATCCGCTCAATCGCTCAAAATGAAGCGGTGAATGTTTTTCCAAATCCCTTTACCGACGTGCTTCATATACAATCACCGGGATTGTCAAATGCTGAACTGATATTTCAATTATTTGATGTAACAGGAAGACTCATCTGCACAACAGCTGTTAAAGGAAACGATTCGGTGCTACTTCCCGGCAAACTTGCACCCGGCTGCTATACTTATGCAATACTTAACAACCGTCTGACCATACAGGCAGGCAAACTCATTCACTGA
- a CDS encoding SBBP repeat-containing protein, producing the protein MKKILYASLLILFFNQLATAQTTPVWVNSISGTGDNSDRYNAMVQDGAANLYLGGYTFNTGKDKDYLLVKMTAAGDTLWTRQYNGAGFGADKIFYMALDPSGNIIVTGESDGGGINQNDILTQKYSAAGALLWSVTYNYTPFNQDDSPLGLAVDNSGNIFITGSSDRDSTAVSNDDIITLKYNASGILQWSARVNGTGNATDRGNGIVADNAGGCVITGRTASLLDDDIITILYSSAGAETWRTVYNRGFGNDRGEDICADGTGFYYVTGRSSSASDYDAVTIKYNASGVAQWTKFFNKVDNDYGNHIKVTAAGDVFVIGQSDVDNSGGTTDYDFLILKYNSLGTQQWAKTFGNPALNAEDPNDLAIDASGNVYVTGKSDVNALAAVTADNFLTVKYNASGVLQWSTYFDGTAVNSDDIAEAMVLDASGNLYIAGGGDNASSQKDASVIKYAGATGVATWTKNYNGKGDFSDKVQDMIADAANNIYVTGYVFSPEQRKDLFTAKINAAGTTLWYKTYDFSLADDEGKAITLDTSGNVYVCGNSIGNGTSDDYITIKYDALGNMIWSARYNFVNEADVATSISVNAANGNVFVTGYSDANSTASVTNYDIATVKYSSIGNENAVVRYNGSGNGIDRGVRIIVNGNSSYVTGKTWNGSDYDIVTIKYNGSLSQQWASVYAGNGLLDDEPRDMIQENVTGDLFVAGNTGTVASGDNYLTLRYKNAGALQWSSSYNGTGNSTDRAYGVVTVADGVFVTGRSAPAAGADSADIVTVRYDKLTGTQSWINRYNGAAAGTDRGNAITADAGGNIFVTGESIGAFSGSDYVTLLYDATGNRKWEARYNGTGNNEDVPRCIVADASGYVYVSGYATGTTSGFDATTLKYCPPPPVSAGADVSICKGASVNMNATGAVSYLWTPSTGLSSAVIANPVASPAITTTYVVSGTNALGCSAGQDTVKVIVKGSPTAKITAGGPLSFCQGDSVILSATAGTGFTYQWKKGSAIIAGATNISYTAKTAGTYKVTITNSNGCSNTSKGTKVQIICKEGVIASPMMMAPNPFENNFTIQLPARVVADIAIFDVLGRKTEQYFRVSNILTMGEHLLPGTYLIQVNDGEKRTTCKIVKTGN; encoded by the coding sequence ATGAAGAAAATTTTATATGCTTCCCTGCTAATCCTGTTTTTCAACCAGCTTGCCACAGCACAAACAACACCCGTTTGGGTAAATAGCATATCAGGTACAGGCGATAATTCCGACCGCTACAATGCAATGGTACAAGACGGCGCTGCAAACCTTTACCTGGGTGGCTATACTTTCAATACCGGCAAAGACAAAGATTACCTGTTGGTAAAAATGACGGCTGCCGGCGATACACTCTGGACCAGGCAGTACAATGGCGCCGGCTTTGGCGCCGATAAGATTTTTTACATGGCGTTGGATCCTTCAGGCAATATCATTGTCACTGGCGAATCCGACGGAGGCGGTATCAACCAGAACGATATTTTGACGCAGAAGTACAGCGCTGCCGGTGCACTGCTATGGTCTGTTACCTACAATTATACTCCTTTCAACCAGGATGATTCACCACTGGGACTGGCTGTTGACAATAGTGGTAATATTTTCATCACCGGATCCAGCGACCGCGATTCAACAGCCGTTTCCAATGATGATATTATCACGCTGAAGTACAATGCCTCGGGCATACTACAATGGTCGGCACGCGTGAACGGAACCGGAAATGCAACGGACAGAGGAAACGGCATTGTAGCTGATAATGCAGGTGGCTGTGTGATTACCGGCAGAACTGCTTCATTGCTCGATGATGATATAATAACCATTCTTTATAGCAGCGCCGGAGCAGAAACCTGGCGCACCGTTTACAACAGGGGATTTGGTAATGACCGTGGTGAAGATATTTGCGCAGATGGCACCGGATTTTATTACGTGACCGGCCGTTCATCCAGCGCAAGCGACTACGATGCGGTTACCATCAAGTACAATGCATCCGGCGTTGCGCAATGGACAAAATTCTTCAACAAAGTGGACAATGACTATGGAAATCATATTAAAGTTACTGCCGCCGGTGATGTATTTGTGATCGGTCAGTCAGACGTTGACAATTCAGGCGGAACCACTGACTATGATTTTCTTATCCTGAAATACAATTCCCTCGGAACGCAACAATGGGCTAAAACATTCGGCAATCCTGCATTGAACGCAGAAGATCCAAACGATCTGGCTATTGATGCTTCCGGTAATGTATACGTTACCGGGAAAAGTGATGTAAATGCACTGGCTGCAGTTACAGCTGATAATTTCCTGACCGTCAAATACAATGCATCCGGTGTTTTGCAATGGAGCACTTACTTCGACGGCACCGCTGTTAACAGCGATGATATTGCTGAAGCAATGGTGCTCGATGCATCGGGCAATCTTTACATTGCCGGAGGTGGTGACAATGCATCATCGCAAAAAGATGCCAGCGTAATAAAGTACGCGGGAGCAACCGGTGTGGCTACCTGGACAAAAAATTACAACGGCAAGGGCGATTTCTCAGATAAGGTGCAGGATATGATTGCTGATGCCGCCAATAACATTTATGTGACCGGCTATGTCTTTTCACCCGAACAGCGTAAAGATCTTTTCACAGCGAAAATAAATGCTGCCGGCACCACCCTTTGGTATAAAACGTATGATTTCTCATTAGCGGATGACGAAGGCAAAGCCATCACACTCGATACCAGTGGCAATGTATATGTTTGCGGCAACAGCATCGGCAATGGTACCAGCGATGATTATATCACCATAAAATATGATGCCCTGGGCAACATGATCTGGTCAGCCCGTTACAATTTCGTGAATGAAGCGGATGTCGCTACTTCCATCAGTGTGAATGCAGCCAACGGTAACGTTTTCGTAACCGGTTACAGCGATGCCAACAGCACTGCCTCCGTCACCAATTATGATATCGCCACGGTAAAATATTCCTCCATCGGAAATGAAAATGCTGTGGTCAGGTATAATGGTTCCGGTAATGGTATTGACCGGGGCGTAAGGATAATCGTCAATGGTAACAGCTCCTATGTTACGGGCAAAACCTGGAATGGATCCGATTACGACATCGTCACTATAAAATATAATGGTTCGCTGAGCCAGCAATGGGCATCCGTATATGCGGGCAATGGGCTGCTCGACGACGAGCCGCGTGATATGATACAGGAAAACGTTACCGGTGATTTGTTTGTTGCCGGCAATACCGGCACTGTTGCAAGCGGCGATAATTATCTCACACTCCGTTACAAGAATGCAGGTGCATTACAATGGAGTTCTTCCTACAACGGTACAGGCAACAGCACCGATCGCGCTTATGGCGTAGTGACTGTTGCTGACGGTGTTTTTGTTACCGGTCGCAGTGCACCTGCTGCCGGCGCCGACAGTGCGGACATTGTTACCGTCCGCTATGATAAACTAACCGGCACGCAATCCTGGATAAACAGGTACAACGGAGCAGCTGCCGGCACTGACCGTGGAAATGCCATCACTGCCGATGCCGGCGGAAATATTTTTGTCACCGGTGAAAGCATTGGGGCATTCTCGGGCAGCGATTATGTTACATTATTATACGATGCTACCGGCAACAGGAAATGGGAAGCACGGTACAACGGAACCGGTAACAACGAAGATGTTCCCAGGTGCATAGTGGCAGATGCCTCCGGTTACGTTTATGTAAGCGGTTACGCAACAGGCACAACTTCCGGGTTCGATGCAACTACATTAAAATACTGCCCGCCGCCGCCAGTGAGTGCAGGAGCAGATGTAAGCATTTGCAAAGGGGCTTCTGTAAATATGAATGCCACAGGCGCTGTCTCCTATTTGTGGACTCCTTCAACGGGTCTCAGCAGTGCAGTCATTGCCAACCCTGTAGCCAGCCCTGCCATAACAACTACCTATGTTGTAAGCGGCACCAATGCACTCGGCTGCAGTGCCGGACAAGACACCGTTAAAGTTATTGTTAAAGGATCACCTACCGCGAAAATTACGGCCGGTGGTCCGCTTTCATTCTGCCAGGGCGACAGTGTCATCCTATCTGCCACTGCAGGAACCGGCTTTACCTATCAATGGAAGAAAGGATCAGCTATCATTGCAGGTGCCACCAACATCAGTTATACGGCGAAAACTGCGGGTACATATAAAGTGACCATCACAAATTCCAATGGTTGCAGTAATACTTCCAAAGGAACAAAAGTGCAGATCATCTGCAAAGAAGGAGTCATTGCATCGCCCATGATGATGGCACCCAACCCGTTTGAAAACAATTTCACCATACAGCTTCCTGCCAGAGTTGTTGCTGACATCGCCATCTTTGATGTGCTTGGCCGGAAAACCGAACAATACTTTCGTGTCAGCAATATACTGACGATGGGTGAACACTTATTGCCTGGCACGTACCTGATACAAGTGAATGATGGCGAAAAACGCACCACCTGCAAAATCGTAAAAACAGGAAACTGA
- the prs gene encoding ribose-phosphate diphosphokinase, which yields MSAQPKILFSTQSYRYLRDKILAGAHFEPGETVYKKFPDGEIYQRILSDVEGREAIVIGGTISDEDTLELFDLACSIENYGAISLTLVIPFFGYSTMERAVKEGEVVKAKTRAILFSSIPETSLGNRVLLMDLHSEGLPHYFEGALRAVHVYCKPLIMEAAIELGGYNFVLASTDAGRAKWVESLANDLGVNAAFVFKRRVSGNETHITSISADVLGKKVIIYDDMIRTGGSLIEAAYAYRQAGAREISVITTHGLFVGDALQRISNSGLISKIICTDTHPNALALQRDFLQIKSVAGLLKERL from the coding sequence ATGAGCGCTCAACCCAAAATTTTATTCAGCACACAAAGTTACCGTTACCTTCGTGATAAGATTTTAGCCGGCGCGCATTTTGAACCGGGGGAAACGGTTTATAAAAAATTTCCCGATGGTGAGATTTATCAGCGTATTCTTTCTGACGTCGAAGGCCGTGAAGCCATCGTAATCGGTGGCACCATTTCCGATGAAGACACGCTGGAACTTTTTGATCTCGCCTGCTCCATCGAGAACTATGGCGCCATCTCTCTCACGCTGGTCATTCCGTTTTTTGGCTATTCAACCATGGAGCGCGCCGTGAAAGAAGGCGAAGTGGTGAAAGCAAAAACCCGCGCCATCCTCTTTTCTTCCATTCCTGAAACATCGTTAGGCAACCGTGTGCTGCTGATGGATCTGCACTCGGAAGGATTACCACATTACTTTGAAGGCGCCCTCCGCGCAGTGCATGTGTATTGCAAACCCCTGATCATGGAAGCTGCCATCGAACTGGGCGGATACAACTTTGTGCTGGCCAGCACCGACGCAGGCAGAGCCAAATGGGTGGAATCACTGGCCAACGATTTGGGTGTGAACGCCGCATTTGTTTTTAAGCGAAGAGTGAGCGGCAATGAAACACACATCACTTCCATCAGCGCTGACGTTCTCGGAAAAAAGGTGATTATCTACGATGATATGATACGCACCGGCGGCTCTTTGATAGAAGCCGCTTATGCTTACCGCCAGGCTGGCGCCAGGGAAATCAGCGTTATCACCACGCATGGCCTGTTTGTCGGTGATGCATTACAACGCATCAGCAACAGTGGCCTTATCAGCAAAATTATCTGCACCGATACGCATCCGAATGCCTTAGCCCTGCAGCGTGATTTTCTTCAGATCAAATCTGTAGCAGGATTGCTCAAAGAAAGGTTGTGA
- a CDS encoding DUF2490 domain-containing protein, giving the protein MLTSSVHTALRCSPRQKSDLFRNSGAAACCLLAVLLFSCPESIQAQAAYSPQNDFRGIVGLNIEKKISRSFSLTLFNQAIFNQNLAELGTCLIDAGINYKLNRNFTLGLDYRFVLSRNLNNAYDNRQLLMADIAYTKGFHNFSLTARVRFSSQYYDQLTAENYRPAAFYNRDKLTLRYRISYFLSPYVSGEIFYPLNNAERNGIDRFRGSAGFFYNFNDHLRSEWYYTISPGFNRKTNNTVYAAGSTWYYRF; this is encoded by the coding sequence ATGCTGACTTCTTCAGTACATACGGCATTACGTTGTTCACCACGACAAAAATCTGACCTGTTCAGGAACTCCGGTGCTGCTGCATGCTGTCTGCTGGCAGTGTTGTTATTTTCTTGCCCGGAAAGTATACAGGCACAGGCAGCATATTCACCGCAAAACGATTTCAGGGGAATTGTCGGATTGAACATCGAAAAAAAAATCTCCCGCTCCTTCTCATTAACCCTTTTCAACCAGGCTATCTTTAATCAGAACCTGGCCGAACTTGGCACCTGTTTGATCGATGCCGGTATCAACTACAAACTGAACCGCAATTTTACGTTAGGATTGGATTACCGCTTCGTGCTCAGCAGGAATCTCAACAACGCTTATGACAACCGGCAGTTGCTGATGGCCGACATCGCATACACTAAAGGATTCCATAATTTTTCTCTCACGGCCAGGGTGCGGTTTTCAAGTCAGTATTACGATCAGCTTACGGCGGAAAATTACAGGCCCGCCGCTTTTTATAACCGTGATAAGCTTACGCTCCGGTACAGGATAAGTTACTTTCTGTCGCCTTATGTTTCCGGAGAAATTTTTTATCCGCTCAACAATGCGGAGAGAAACGGCATTGACCGGTTCCGTGGCAGCGCCGGATTTTTTTACAACTTTAATGACCACCTGAGAAGTGAATGGTATTACACAATATCGCCCGGATTCAACCGGAAAACCAACAATACCGTTTATGCTGCCGGCAGTACCTGGTATTACCGGTTCTGA
- the folK gene encoding 2-amino-4-hydroxy-6-hydroxymethyldihydropteridine diphosphokinase, whose amino-acid sequence MKITHTVYLLTGSNIGDRQLHLQHALEKIKAVAGSIISTSAIYQTQPWGVMNHEDYLNQAIQIETLLPAIELFEALRAIEISEGRTGSEKNTPRTLDIDILFYDDLNLEADQLIIPHPRLHQRRFVLEPLCDIAPDFMHPKIKKTVKDLLKDCTDGLQVKKVS is encoded by the coding sequence ATGAAAATCACCCACACTGTTTACCTCTTAACCGGAAGTAATATCGGCGACAGGCAATTGCACCTGCAGCATGCATTGGAAAAAATAAAAGCAGTGGCTGGCAGCATCATCAGCACCTCTGCTATTTATCAGACACAGCCCTGGGGCGTAATGAACCATGAAGATTACCTGAACCAGGCCATTCAGATCGAAACCCTATTGCCGGCAATAGAGTTGTTTGAAGCACTCCGGGCCATTGAAATCAGCGAAGGTCGCACCGGCAGCGAAAAGAATACACCAAGAACTTTAGACATCGACATTCTTTTTTACGATGACCTTAATCTTGAAGCTGATCAATTGATTATTCCGCATCCAAGGTTGCATCAACGCAGATTTGTACTCGAGCCATTATGTGATATAGCTCCGGATTTCATGCATCCGAAAATTAAAAAAACAGTAAAAGATCTGTTGAAGGATTGTACAGACGGCCTGCAAGTGAAGAAGGTTTCTTAA